A window of Staphylococcus sp. 17KM0847 contains these coding sequences:
- a CDS encoding 2,3-butanediol dehydrogenase encodes MKAAVWYGQKDVRVEERAPKTLQANEVKVKVTWAGICGTDLHEYLEGPIFISTEQPDPFLGQKAPVTLGHEFAGVVEEVGADVTKYQKGDRVVVNPTVSKREKEENIDLYDGYSFIGLGADGGFAQFANAPEDNVYKLPDNVSDKEGALVEPTAVAVQAIKEGEVLFGDTVAIFGAGPIGLLTVIAAKAAGASKIFVFDLSEERLAKAKALGATFAVNSGKEDPKAVVAQHTENGVDVAFEVAGVGPTLEASIDVTRARGTVVIVSIFGHPIEWHPMQLTNTGVKLTSTIAYTPTTFQQTIDLISEGNLDVKEVITDEIALDDIVTSGFEQLVNDKSQAKILVRLS; translated from the coding sequence ATGAAAGCAGCAGTATGGTACGGTCAAAAAGATGTACGTGTAGAAGAAAGAGCACCTAAGACATTACAAGCCAATGAGGTTAAAGTCAAAGTCACATGGGCAGGCATTTGTGGTACAGATTTACATGAGTACTTAGAGGGACCTATCTTTATTTCGACAGAACAGCCAGATCCATTTTTAGGTCAAAAAGCACCTGTCACTTTGGGACACGAGTTTGCAGGTGTTGTTGAAGAAGTTGGAGCAGACGTTACAAAATACCAAAAAGGTGATCGAGTCGTTGTAAATCCAACTGTATCAAAACGTGAAAAAGAAGAAAACATTGACCTTTATGATGGTTATTCATTTATTGGACTTGGAGCAGATGGAGGGTTTGCACAATTTGCGAATGCTCCAGAAGATAACGTGTATAAGTTGCCTGATAATGTTTCAGATAAGGAAGGAGCACTTGTAGAACCTACTGCAGTAGCTGTTCAAGCGATTAAAGAAGGAGAAGTCTTATTTGGAGATACGGTAGCCATTTTTGGTGCAGGTCCTATTGGATTGTTAACAGTGATTGCCGCAAAAGCAGCTGGAGCAAGCAAAATCTTTGTATTTGATTTATCAGAAGAACGCCTTGCTAAAGCGAAAGCACTTGGTGCGACTTTTGCAGTTAACTCCGGAAAAGAAGACCCTAAAGCTGTTGTTGCACAACACACAGAAAATGGTGTAGATGTGGCATTTGAAGTTGCAGGTGTAGGACCAACATTAGAAGCATCAATTGATGTAACAAGAGCGCGTGGTACAGTTGTGATTGTTTCAATCTTTGGTCATCCTATTGAATGGCATCCTATGCAGTTAACGAACACAGGTGTAAAACTCACATCAACTATTGCGTATACGCCGACGACATTCCAACAAACAATCGATTTAATTAGTGAGGGGAACTTAGATGTTAAGGAAGTCATTACTGATGAAATTGCATTAGATGATATTGTGACATCAGGTTTTGAACAGCTTGTCAACGATAAATCACAAGCTAAAATCCTCGTTAGATTATCTTAA
- a CDS encoding Rib/alpha-like domain-containing protein, producing the protein MKPQDQWTTAPHSDGVWPNEGLYGKVSGNVWYETGDLSGSDSRAWKKDSWDVNATGVKVVASYVNDEITRQFDTWKEENKGYTLEDFRAAQQEIVNAYQAEHGEGSHIAETVVGTVESDGSYYIPFRGLYGVSAQNKGARTSDEEYGQLVADADVNHKSLMQWNGTLGQRHRHINSDYMYISPMIDDYAIWSNNYQNNMFTTADAGRDIFDAEMLASANGRKQNFAALAPQPMHDVLVYDSVENYAIPGDTVESKSGGLLPSREYQIQWFKDGEAIGDPVTKVSNVDGTIGSVPITVPIDLDKNAIYTSAIFQPNEKTTNLSDALAVDSFTAVVDQNIIHEPAYPTTEATPGEEATATPTFTTKNGEAVQNTDVPLATENAFQIDPNATDVPKGAKINRMTGEITFVPTKEQVGEITVPVVVTYEDGTTDTVEAKFTVKSNADKYDPKGKEQQVEIGKEPNATESIENFTDLPKGTTAEFETPVDTKTPGAKDATVVVTYPDGSTDKVDVKVNVVDSRKDAEKYDPKGQDQEVKLGEKPDATKSISNLTDLPEETKAEFETPVDTSTEGEKPATVVVTYPDGSTDKVDVKVNVVDSRKDAEKYDPKGQDQEVKLGEKPDATKSISNLTDLPEETKAEFETPVDTSTEGEKPATVVVTYPDGTTDEVPVKVNVVDSRTDAEKYNPEGQGQTVEKGSTPDAKDSISNLKDLPEGTKAEFETPVDTSTVGEKPAKVVVTYPDGSKDTVDVKVTVKEKLTDADKYNPEGQDQTVEKGSTPDAKDSISNLKDLPEETKAEFETPVDTSTVGEKPAKVVVTYPDGSKDTVDVKVTVKEKLTDADKYNPEGQDQAVEKGSTPKAEDSISNLKDLPEGTKAEFETPVDTSTVGEKPAKVVVTYPDGSKDTVDVKVTVKEKLTDADKYNPEGQDQAVEKGSTPKAEDSISNLKDLPEGTKVEFETPVDTSTVGEKPAKVVVTYPDGSKDTVDVTVTVTDTMAPDAPMINPVQPGDKAISGTAKPNEKVDVTLPDGTVIKDVPVDKEGNWTVEVPEGTTLKEGDKVTAVAKDANGNTSKETTVTVTDTMAPDAPMINPVQPGDKTISGTAEPNGKVDVTLPDGTVIKDVPVDKEGNWTVEVPEGTTLKEGDKVTAVAKDANGNTSKETTVTVTDTMAPDAPMINPVQPGDKTISGTAEPNGKVDVTLPDGTVIKDVPVDKEGNWTVEVPEGTTLKEGDKVTAVAKDANGNTSKETTVTVTDTMAPDAPMINPVQPGDKTISGTAEPNGKVDVTLPDGTVIKDVPVDKEGNWTVEVPEGTTLKEGDKVTAVAKDANGNTSKETTVTVTDTMAPDAPMINPVQPGDKTISGTAEPNGKVDVTLPDGTVIKDVPVDKEGNWTVEVPEGTTLKEGDKVTAVAKDANGNTSKETTVTVTDTMAPDAPMINPVQPGDKTISGTAEPNGKVDVTLPDGTVIKDVPVDKEGNWTVEVPEGTTLKEGDKVTAVAKDANGNTSKETTVTVTDTMAPDAPMINPVQPGDKTISGTAEPNGKVDVTLPDGTVIKDVPVDKEGNWTVKVPEGTTLKDGDKVTAVAKDANGNTSKETTVTVKDTMAPDAPTVNPVKPGDKVVSGKGEPHAKITVKFPNGKEATGTVDKDGNWMVDVPEGTMLKDGDQLVVIATDEAGNTSEPTEVMVKGDQDVMAPEHNEDMDQGKEDMNQDQNTSSNTGGTSMPKASENNQNMKSSKAMTNNNGKKAKELPETGNESANATLFGSLIAALGSLFLFGRRRKENEEK; encoded by the coding sequence ATGAAACCTCAAGATCAGTGGACAACAGCGCCCCATTCAGATGGTGTATGGCCAAATGAAGGTCTTTATGGTAAGGTTTCAGGTAATGTATGGTACGAAACAGGAGATCTAAGTGGCTCAGACTCTCGTGCATGGAAAAAAGATTCTTGGGATGTTAACGCAACAGGTGTTAAAGTTGTAGCATCGTATGTAAACGATGAAATAACACGTCAATTTGATACATGGAAAGAAGAAAATAAAGGTTATACTTTAGAAGACTTTAGAGCAGCACAACAAGAAATTGTTAATGCTTACCAAGCAGAGCACGGCGAAGGTTCTCATATTGCTGAAACAGTAGTGGGAACTGTTGAATCAGACGGTTCATACTATATTCCGTTTAGAGGTTTATACGGTGTTAGTGCACAAAATAAAGGTGCTAGAACTTCAGATGAAGAATATGGTCAGTTAGTTGCAGACGCAGATGTTAACCATAAGTCATTAATGCAATGGAATGGTACGCTCGGTCAAAGACATCGTCATATCAACTCTGATTATATGTATATCTCACCGATGATTGATGACTATGCGATTTGGAGTAATAACTACCAAAATAATATGTTTACAACTGCAGATGCAGGACGTGACATTTTCGATGCAGAAATGCTAGCAAGTGCTAACGGAAGAAAACAAAACTTCGCTGCATTAGCACCACAACCAATGCATGATGTATTAGTTTATGACTCTGTAGAAAACTATGCGATTCCGGGAGATACTGTTGAATCAAAATCAGGAGGCCTATTACCATCACGTGAATATCAAATCCAATGGTTTAAAGATGGAGAAGCAATTGGTGATCCTGTAACGAAAGTTTCTAACGTAGACGGTACAATTGGTTCAGTACCAATTACAGTACCTATAGACTTAGATAAGAATGCGATATATACATCAGCAATCTTCCAACCAAACGAAAAAACAACGAATTTATCAGATGCACTTGCAGTAGACTCATTTACAGCTGTTGTTGATCAAAACATTATTCATGAACCAGCATACCCAACAACAGAAGCAACACCAGGTGAAGAAGCAACAGCAACACCAACATTTACTACAAAAAATGGTGAAGCAGTTCAAAATACTGATGTACCATTAGCGACAGAAAACGCATTCCAAATCGATCCTAATGCGACTGATGTACCTAAAGGTGCTAAAATTAACCGAATGACAGGTGAAATTACCTTTGTACCTACGAAAGAACAAGTAGGCGAAATTACAGTACCAGTTGTTGTAACGTATGAAGATGGTACAACTGATACCGTTGAAGCAAAATTCACTGTAAAATCAAATGCAGATAAATATGATCCAAAAGGTAAAGAACAACAAGTAGAGATTGGTAAAGAGCCAAACGCAACAGAGTCAATTGAAAACTTTACAGACTTACCAAAAGGAACAACAGCAGAATTCGAAACACCAGTGGATACAAAAACACCAGGAGCAAAAGATGCGACGGTCGTTGTAACATATCCAGATGGATCAACAGACAAAGTAGATGTGAAAGTGAATGTAGTAGATTCACGTAAAGACGCGGAAAAATATGATCCGAAAGGTCAAGATCAAGAAGTAAAACTTGGTGAAAAACCAGACGCAACAAAGTCAATTAGTAACTTGACAGACTTACCAGAAGAAACAAAAGCAGAATTTGAAACACCAGTGGATACATCAACAGAAGGAGAAAAACCAGCGACAGTCGTTGTAACATATCCAGATGGATCAACAGACAAAGTAGATGTGAAAGTGAATGTAGTAGATTCACGTAAAGACGCGGAAAAATATGATCCGAAAGGTCAAGATCAAGAAGTAAAACTTGGTGAAAAACCAGACGCAACAAAGTCAATTAGTAACTTGACAGACTTACCAGAAGAAACAAAAGCAGAATTTGAAACACCAGTGGATACATCAACAGAAGGAGAAAAACCAGCGACAGTCGTTGTAACATATCCAGATGGAACAACAGACGAAGTACCTGTGAAAGTGAACGTAGTAGATTCACGTACAGACGCGGAAAAATATAATCCAGAAGGTCAAGGTCAAACAGTAGAGAAAGGCAGTACGCCAGACGCAAAAGACTCAATTAGTAACTTGAAAGACTTACCAGAAGGAACAAAAGCAGAATTTGAAACACCAGTGGATACGTCAACAGTAGGAGAAAAACCAGCGAAGGTTGTTGTAACATATCCAGATGGATCAAAAGATACAGTAGATGTAAAAGTTACAGTAAAAGAAAAATTAACAGATGCAGATAAGTATAATCCAGAAGGTCAAGATCAAACAGTAGAGAAAGGCAGTACGCCAGACGCAAAAGACTCAATTAGTAACTTGAAAGACTTACCAGAAGAAACAAAAGCAGAATTTGAAACACCAGTGGATACGTCAACAGTAGGAGAAAAACCAGCGAAAGTTGTTGTAACATATCCAGATGGATCAAAAGATACAGTAGATGTAAAAGTTACAGTAAAAGAAAAATTAACAGATGCAGATAAGTATAATCCAGAAGGTCAAGATCAAGCGGTAGAGAAAGGCAGCACGCCAAAAGCAGAAGACTCAATTAGTAACTTGAAAGACTTACCAGAAGGAACAAAAGCAGAATTTGAAACACCAGTAGATACATCAACAGTAGGAGAAAAACCAGCGAAAGTTGTTGTAACATATCCAGATGGATCAAAAGATACAGTAGATGTAAAAGTTACAGTAAAAGAAAAATTAACAGATGCAGATAAGTATAATCCAGAAGGTCAAGATCAAGCGGTAGAGAAAGGCAGTACGCCAAAAGCAGAAGACTCAATTAGTAACTTGAAAGACTTACCAGAAGGAACAAAAGTAGAATTTGAAACACCAGTGGATACGTCAACAGTAGGAGAAAAACCAGCGAAAGTTGTTGTAACATATCCAGATGGATCAAAAGATACAGTAGATGTAACAGTAACAGTAACAGATACAATGGCACCAGATGCGCCGATGATTAATCCAGTACAACCGGGAGATAAGGCGATCTCAGGAACAGCAAAACCAAATGAAAAAGTAGATGTTACATTACCAGATGGAACAGTAATAAAAGATGTACCGGTAGACAAAGAAGGTAACTGGACAGTGGAAGTACCAGAAGGTACAACATTGAAAGAAGGCGACAAAGTCACAGCAGTGGCGAAAGATGCCAATGGCAACACATCAAAAGAAACGACAGTAACAGTAACAGATACAATGGCACCAGATGCGCCGATGATTAATCCAGTACAACCGGGAGATAAGACAATCTCAGGAACAGCAGAACCAAATGGCAAAGTAGATGTTACATTACCAGATGGAACAGTAATAAAAGATGTACCGGTAGACAAAGAAGGTAACTGGACAGTGGAAGTACCAGAAGGTACAACATTGAAAGAAGGCGACAAAGTCACAGCAGTGGCGAAAGATGCCAATGGCAACACATCAAAAGAAACGACAGTAACAGTAACAGATACAATGGCACCAGATGCGCCGATGATTAATCCAGTACAACCGGGAGATAAGACAATCTCAGGAACAGCAGAACCAAATGGCAAAGTAGATGTTACATTACCAGATGGAACAGTAATAAAAGATGTACCGGTAGACAAAGAAGGTAACTGGACAGTGGAAGTACCAGAAGGTACAACATTGAAAGAAGGCGACAAAGTCACAGCAGTGGCGAAAGATGCCAATGGCAATACATCAAAAGAAACGACAGTAACAGTAACAGATACAATGGCACCAGATGCGCCAATGATTAATCCAGTACAACCGGGAGATAAGACAATCTCAGGAACAGCAGAACCAAATGGCAAAGTAGATGTTACATTACCAGATGGAACAGTAATAAAAGATGTACCGGTAGACAAAGAAGGTAACTGGACAGTGGAAGTACCAGAAGGTACAACATTGAAAGAAGGCGACAAAGTCACAGCAGTGGCGAAAGATGCCAATGGCAACACATCAAAAGAAACGACAGTAACAGTAACAGATACAATGGCACCAGATGCGCCGATGATTAATCCAGTACAACCGGGAGATAAGACAATCTCAGGAACAGCAGAACCAAATGGCAAAGTAGATGTTACATTACCAGATGGAACAGTAATAAAAGATGTACCGGTAGACAAAGAAGGTAACTGGACAGTGGAAGTACCAGAAGGTACAACATTGAAAGAAGGCGACAAAGTCACAGCAGTGGCGAAAGATGCCAATGGCAACACATCAAAAGAAACGACAGTAACAGTAACAGATACAATGGCACCAGATGCGCCGATGATTAATCCAGTACAACCGGGAGATAAGACAATCTCAGGAACAGCAGAACCAAATGGCAAAGTAGATGTTACATTACCAGATGGAACAGTAATAAAAGATGTACCGGTAGACAAAGAAGGTAACTGGACAGTGGAAGTACCAGAAGGTACAACATTGAAAGAAGGCGACAAAGTCACAGCAGTGGCGAAAGATGCCAATGGCAATACATCAAAAGAAACGACAGTAACAGTAACAGATACAATGGCACCAGATGCGCCAATGATTAATCCAGTACAACCGGGAGATAAGACAATCTCAGGAACAGCAGAACCAAATGGCAAAGTAGATGTTACATTACCAGATGGAACAGTAATAAAAGATGTACCGGTAGACAAAGAAGGCAACTGGACAGTGAAAGTACCAGAAGGTACAACATTGAAAGATGGTGACAAAGTCACAGCAGTGGCAAAAGATGCTAACGGTAATACATCAAAAGAAACGACAGTTACAGTGAAAGATACAATGGCACCAGACGCACCAACAGTAAATCCTGTAAAACCAGGAGATAAAGTTGTATCTGGTAAAGGTGAACCACATGCTAAAATTACTGTTAAATTCCCTAATGGTAAAGAAGCAACAGGTACTGTAGACAAAGATGGTAACTGGATGGTAGATGTTCCAGAAGGCACAATGCTTAAAGACGGTGATCAATTAGTTGTGATTGCAACTGATGAAGCTGGAAATACATCTGAACCTACTGAAGTGATGGTTAAAGGTGATCAAGATGTGATGGCACCAGAACATAACGAAGATATGGATCAAGGTAAAGAAGATATGAACCAAGATCAAAACACATCTTCGAATACAGGTGGCACATCAATGCCTAAAGCAAGTGAAAATAACCAAAATATGAAATCATCAAAAGCAATGACAAACAACAATGGTAAAAAAGCGAAAGAATTACCAGAAACAGGTAATGAATCAGCTAACGCAACATTGTTTGGTAGTTTAATTGCAGCACTTGGTTCATTATTCTTATTCGGTAGACGTCGTAAAGAAAATGAAGAAAAATAA
- a CDS encoding sugar diacid recognition domain-containing protein, producing the protein MLDQYWAQKVTKKASSIIKASVQIANKSGQIIATSNSERLGEVHQAALYSIQRNLPIEIEDEDVAFWRVPFPGIIVPFEYKDDTYGAVLVSGQPEEIRPYSRLLKLTAEFIVEQEIERSMRFEEALSRKQLLSNILFNQQKILQSYNRKYIIDALGLNEPLAVASIFINSTSKIKTRALKACLDSWQLQNDDIIELTPQEIIFIFKSNTNRGTNEKKLKQFITQTFEPDLAERTLITLGDFNTGIHGLVQSYNESQALKKLLTSQDQLEGVYTYKEHELEIMCQNIKRFTPNNESALVANYKKLLDFGEDKYLNDTVEAYFRNHGKLIKTANDLYIHRNTLNYRIKKIYEITGWDPNTIDGIVLLRIAQYLYKNH; encoded by the coding sequence ATGCTAGATCAATATTGGGCGCAAAAAGTGACTAAAAAAGCCTCTTCAATCATTAAAGCAAGTGTACAAATTGCTAATAAATCAGGACAAATTATTGCCACTTCTAATTCTGAGAGGCTGGGAGAAGTACATCAAGCAGCACTATATTCAATTCAACGTAATCTTCCTATTGAAATAGAAGATGAAGATGTGGCTTTTTGGAGAGTGCCGTTTCCGGGTATTATCGTCCCGTTTGAATATAAAGACGATACATATGGCGCAGTTTTAGTCTCCGGTCAACCTGAGGAAATAAGACCCTATTCACGCCTACTCAAACTAACGGCTGAATTTATTGTAGAACAAGAAATTGAGCGTTCGATGAGATTTGAAGAGGCACTTTCTCGTAAACAATTATTATCAAATATTCTTTTCAATCAGCAAAAAATTCTTCAAAGCTATAATCGTAAGTATATTATCGATGCTTTGGGGTTAAACGAACCACTTGCTGTCGCCTCTATTTTTATCAATAGTACAAGTAAAATCAAAACACGTGCATTGAAAGCCTGTTTGGATAGTTGGCAACTTCAAAACGATGACATCATCGAATTAACACCTCAAGAAATCATCTTTATTTTCAAATCAAACACCAATCGTGGAACAAATGAGAAAAAACTCAAACAATTTATTACTCAAACTTTTGAACCAGACCTTGCTGAGCGAACACTTATTACACTTGGAGATTTCAACACAGGCATCCACGGACTTGTTCAGTCTTACAATGAATCTCAAGCACTGAAAAAACTGCTCACTTCCCAAGATCAACTCGAGGGCGTTTATACATACAAAGAACACGAACTCGAAATCATGTGTCAAAACATCAAAAGATTCACACCGAACAATGAAAGTGCCCTTGTTGCGAACTATAAAAAACTATTAGACTTTGGTGAAGATAAATACTTAAACGATACTGTTGAAGCTTATTTTCGCAATCACGGAAAACTCATTAAAACGGCTAATGACCTCTACATACACCGCAACACTTTAAACTACCGTATTAAAAAGATTTACGAAATCACTGGATGGGATCCCAATACAATTGACGGTATTGTCTTATTGCGTATTGCACAATATCTTTATAAAAACCATTAA
- a CDS encoding response regulator transcription factor translates to MFPKIYYLTEPMTHPVRCFDSIILVLSLDGSISIKKEGQLYSDVQLHLINESELYEIHSDSALLFYIPSSYFKKENINIFNATFVIQQHDAIKANLALLFNYFKTHEHTSDHAKHLVTHLLKEITRHQLPPTDKTNDMLEGIVTYIREHLQERITLETLSKNFYVSSSYISILFKQQMNMNFYEYLTSLRVAKSMEDVSMHDKKVKTIAHLWHYPSATNYIIHFKKYIGMTPKKYKTLPANARSLSLPNITSDHDILNRIEIETTEKERDVTVFIDDTAINEAAFSYFNLVDIGSYENIDMIINEPIFLYKNFSNYKLSSYIYISEPIENAIKDQAQEALIKIRKLLKTKISIALKITDIKSYYFIIKAIEDLHFLESEHSSVPAISGGKVLLLLDLKQLAIKDIQRIKKQVYDIQISTALDITDDYIASHPIDEQVHSLHTDFYTIDFKKIRNHYRNAKIHIPFKAMQSSLYQFLDQNTQSNQMIFLNYNDFYTPEILSNMGLFLKESLEGQPYLAGATIDFTQPPSSTYDIAIFDSIENKTPFFFLGIMLLNFSKYPCCYGEHHIITRSLHSYNILLYNTEHYARNFYITLSDHAVSSQVLLSTETLNNKYGDVDSMIDKRITDKSHFPNSLKYKLSQYNSPHLNVDQHDFSEGPYVTHVPPMSVAMITIYQ, encoded by the coding sequence TTGTTTCCAAAAATCTATTATCTTACGGAACCAATGACACACCCTGTCCGTTGTTTTGATAGTATTATTTTAGTTCTATCTCTTGACGGTAGTATCTCCATCAAAAAAGAAGGGCAACTCTATTCAGATGTTCAACTGCACTTGATTAATGAGTCTGAGCTTTATGAGATTCATTCGGATTCTGCACTACTCTTTTATATACCTAGTAGTTATTTTAAAAAAGAAAATATCAATATATTTAATGCGACATTTGTCATTCAACAACATGACGCCATTAAAGCCAACTTAGCGCTGTTATTCAATTATTTCAAGACTCATGAACATACATCAGATCACGCCAAACACCTTGTCACACATCTATTGAAAGAAATTACTCGTCATCAATTACCTCCCACTGATAAAACAAATGATATGTTAGAAGGTATTGTGACATATATTCGTGAACATCTACAAGAGCGTATCACACTAGAAACTTTATCTAAAAACTTCTATGTGTCATCGTCATATATCTCTATACTATTCAAACAGCAAATGAATATGAACTTCTATGAATACCTCACATCTTTACGCGTTGCCAAATCAATGGAAGATGTTTCGATGCATGATAAAAAAGTAAAAACTATTGCACATTTATGGCACTATCCAAGCGCCACAAACTATATTATTCACTTTAAAAAATATATCGGTATGACACCTAAAAAATATAAAACATTACCTGCAAATGCTAGAAGTTTATCTCTGCCCAATATTACATCAGATCACGATATATTGAATCGCATTGAAATCGAAACGACTGAAAAAGAGAGAGATGTGACAGTCTTTATTGATGATACAGCCATTAATGAGGCAGCATTCTCTTATTTTAATTTAGTGGACATCGGTTCATACGAAAATATAGATATGATCATTAATGAACCGATTTTTCTCTATAAAAACTTCTCAAACTACAAACTATCATCGTATATTTACATTAGTGAACCGATCGAAAATGCGATTAAAGACCAAGCACAAGAAGCACTTATCAAAATTAGGAAACTACTCAAAACAAAAATTTCTATCGCGCTTAAAATAACCGATATTAAAAGTTATTATTTCATTATAAAAGCTATTGAGGACCTTCACTTCTTAGAAAGCGAACATTCATCTGTTCCAGCTATTAGTGGTGGCAAAGTTTTATTACTACTCGATTTAAAGCAACTGGCTATCAAAGATATTCAGCGTATTAAAAAGCAAGTGTACGATATTCAAATCTCGACAGCTTTAGATATTACGGACGACTATATTGCATCTCATCCTATTGATGAACAAGTGCATTCACTCCATACCGACTTCTACACCATAGATTTTAAAAAGATTAGAAATCATTATCGCAATGCAAAGATACACATACCATTCAAAGCTATGCAATCATCTTTGTACCAATTTTTAGATCAAAACACGCAATCAAACCAGATGATTTTCTTAAATTATAATGATTTTTATACACCTGAAATTTTAAGTAATATGGGATTATTTTTAAAAGAATCTCTAGAAGGTCAACCTTATCTCGCAGGTGCAACCATTGACTTTACACAGCCACCTTCATCAACATACGATATTGCTATATTTGATAGTATTGAAAATAAAACACCCTTCTTCTTTTTAGGCATCATGTTGCTCAACTTTTCAAAATATCCATGTTGTTATGGAGAACATCATATTATTACGCGCTCCTTACACAGTTATAATATTCTTTTATATAATACAGAGCACTATGCGCGTAATTTTTATATTACATTGTCTGATCATGCTGTATCGTCACAAGTTCTACTTTCCACAGAAACACTGAACAATAAGTATGGTGATGTAGATAGTATGATTGACAAACGTATTACTGATAAAAGTCATTTTCCAAATTCATTAAAATATAAGTTAAGCCAGTATAATAGTCCACACTTGAATGTAGATCAGCATGATTTTAGTGAAGGCCCTTATGTGACACATGTCCCTCCGATGTCTGTTGCGATGATTACCATCTATCAGTAA
- a CDS encoding NUDIX domain-containing protein — MIRCVCLVIKQGDYLRLVQVRNRKKYYFPGGKIERGETLEEALIREVFEELHIELTTDDVEYIGKVVGPAYPQQNTLTELNGFRTKIPIDWSDVEIHAEITDIEWIHFEDKERMAPAVIKWIEEIEKI, encoded by the coding sequence ATGATACGTTGTGTTTGTTTGGTCATAAAGCAAGGAGATTATCTTAGACTGGTACAGGTAAGAAATCGAAAAAAATACTACTTTCCAGGTGGGAAAATTGAACGAGGAGAAACATTAGAAGAAGCACTGATACGTGAAGTTTTTGAGGAGCTCCATATTGAACTGACCACAGATGATGTGGAATACATAGGAAAAGTTGTAGGCCCAGCTTATCCACAACAAAATACATTAACAGAACTCAATGGTTTTCGTACTAAAATACCGATTGACTGGTCTGATGTAGAAATTCATGCGGAAATCACAGATATAGAGTGGATACACTTTGAAGATAAAGAAAGAATGGCACCTGCTGTCATAAAATGGATAGAGGAAATAGAAAAAATATGA